The following proteins come from a genomic window of Pseudomonas sp. J452:
- a CDS encoding heavy metal translocating P-type ATPase translates to MHKTSCHHDQDHAHNSLAHSESQRDPVCGMEVKPDSPYHESVEGKAYRFCSAKCLEKFQADPHQYMSHQSHGGHHQHVTPAPTSTPVSAEYTCPMHPEIRQPAPGNCPICGMTLEPVIPELEEDENPELKDFSRRFWWTLPLTVIVTVLAMAGHSLQLFHGTTQNWVELVLATPVTLWGGWVFFTRGIDSIRHRSPNMWTLIGLGTAAAYLYSVAATLVPQWFPAAFVQDGRIGVYFEAAAVIISLTLLGQMLELKARSQTSAAIKSLLRLAPKTARRIKPDGQEEDIPLTHVHQGDHLRVRPGEKVPVDGTVLEGESAVDESMLTGEPLPVTKRAGDALIGATMNTHGSLVMEAQKVGAETMLSQIVQMVARAQRSKAPMQRMADAVAGYFVVGVILIAILTFFGWGLFGPESGWVFGLINAVAVLIIACPCALGLATPMSVMVATGKAASSGVLFRDASAIENLCKIDTLIVDKTGTLTEGRPVFHSAEGVGSFDSIEVLRLAASLDQGSEHPLAHAIVDHARGQGLALVKPDTFESGSGIGVRGQVDGHQLQLGNTALMEEAGVDIASLRDRAEQLRLEGISIIYLAVDARLAGLLAVSDPIKPTSLQAVSKLQSEGVKVIMATGDGLTTARAVAKELGIEEVHGEVKPQDKEKLVADLQGDGRRVAMAGDGINDAPALARADVGIAMGTGTDVAMNSAQVTLVKGDLMGILRARTLSVATVKNMRQNLAFAFLYNAMGIPLAAGLLYPLTGHLLSPLIAALAMSVSSASVVFNALRLKTTDIG, encoded by the coding sequence ATGCATAAGACCTCCTGCCATCATGACCAGGATCATGCACATAACTCGCTCGCTCACTCCGAGAGCCAGCGCGACCCGGTGTGTGGCATGGAGGTCAAACCTGATAGCCCTTACCACGAGAGCGTTGAAGGGAAGGCCTATCGTTTCTGCAGTGCGAAGTGCCTGGAGAAATTCCAAGCAGATCCTCATCAGTACATGAGCCATCAGTCGCATGGTGGGCATCACCAGCACGTGACTCCAGCACCCACATCGACACCCGTAAGTGCTGAATACACCTGTCCGATGCATCCAGAGATTCGTCAACCGGCTCCCGGAAACTGCCCGATCTGCGGGATGACACTGGAACCTGTCATCCCGGAGCTGGAAGAGGATGAAAACCCAGAGCTGAAGGACTTCTCGCGGCGGTTCTGGTGGACCTTACCGTTGACCGTCATCGTGACCGTACTGGCGATGGCTGGCCATTCCTTGCAACTGTTTCATGGCACGACCCAGAACTGGGTTGAGCTGGTTCTGGCGACGCCAGTGACGCTTTGGGGTGGCTGGGTATTCTTCACCCGCGGCATTGACTCCATCCGGCACCGCAGTCCCAACATGTGGACGCTCATCGGATTGGGAACTGCAGCTGCCTACCTCTACAGCGTGGCCGCTACCTTGGTTCCGCAGTGGTTTCCGGCGGCCTTTGTCCAGGACGGACGCATCGGCGTCTATTTTGAAGCAGCCGCGGTGATCATCTCACTCACGCTGTTGGGCCAAATGCTGGAACTCAAGGCCCGCTCGCAGACTTCGGCAGCCATCAAGTCACTGCTGAGGTTGGCACCCAAGACTGCGCGGCGCATCAAGCCCGATGGCCAGGAAGAAGATATTCCGCTGACACATGTCCATCAGGGCGACCACCTACGTGTCCGGCCGGGAGAGAAAGTTCCGGTGGACGGTACGGTTCTAGAGGGGGAGAGCGCCGTCGACGAATCGATGCTTACCGGAGAACCACTACCCGTGACCAAACGGGCAGGGGATGCCCTTATCGGCGCCACTATGAACACCCATGGGAGCCTGGTGATGGAGGCACAAAAGGTCGGTGCAGAAACCATGCTGTCGCAGATTGTCCAGATGGTGGCGAGAGCTCAGCGTTCCAAGGCACCGATGCAGCGCATGGCAGATGCGGTGGCGGGATATTTTGTCGTTGGGGTGATCCTGATCGCCATCCTGACGTTCTTCGGCTGGGGGCTATTCGGGCCGGAATCAGGCTGGGTTTTCGGCCTGATCAATGCCGTGGCCGTATTGATCATTGCTTGCCCCTGCGCCTTGGGTTTGGCGACGCCAATGTCGGTCATGGTCGCGACTGGTAAGGCCGCCAGCAGCGGCGTGTTATTCCGTGATGCCAGTGCCATCGAAAACCTGTGCAAGATCGACACCTTGATCGTCGACAAGACTGGAACCCTGACCGAGGGCCGGCCGGTTTTTCATAGTGCAGAAGGAGTCGGGTCGTTCGACTCGATCGAGGTACTGCGCTTGGCTGCTAGCCTCGACCAGGGCAGCGAGCACCCACTGGCTCATGCCATTGTCGATCACGCACGTGGCCAAGGTCTTGCCTTGGTGAAGCCGGACACCTTCGAGTCTGGCTCGGGCATCGGTGTTCGCGGACAAGTCGATGGCCATCAACTGCAGCTCGGTAATACAGCGCTGATGGAGGAGGCGGGCGTCGATATTGCCTCGCTGCGTGATCGTGCCGAGCAACTGCGCCTGGAAGGCATTAGCATCATCTATCTGGCAGTTGACGCTCGCCTAGCTGGTCTCCTGGCCGTTTCCGATCCGATTAAGCCAACTTCGCTACAGGCCGTCTCTAAACTTCAAAGCGAGGGCGTAAAGGTCATCATGGCTACTGGTGATGGCCTGACCACAGCAAGAGCCGTAGCGAAGGAGTTAGGAATCGAGGAAGTGCATGGTGAGGTGAAGCCACAGGACAAGGAGAAGTTAGTTGCTGATCTGCAAGGTGACGGTCGCCGAGTGGCCATGGCTGGGGACGGCATCAACGATGCACCGGCTCTGGCCAGGGCCGACGTCGGAATCGCCATGGGTACGGGCACCGACGTGGCGATGAACAGCGCCCAAGTGACGCTGGTTAAGGGAGACCTGATGGGCATCCTGCGAGCACGCACCTTGTCAGTTGCCACCGTGAAGAACATGAGGCAGAACCTTGCTTTTGCGTTCCTCTACAACGCTATGGGAATCCCGCTAGCTGCTGGGCTGCTGTACCCACTGACAGGGCATCTTCTGTCGCCCTTGATCGCTGCGTTGGCTATGAGTGTCAGTTCGGCTTCAGTGGTTTTCAATGCTCTGAGGTTGAAAACCACGGACATCGGCTAG
- a CDS encoding antitoxin Xre/MbcA/ParS toxin-binding domain-containing protein: protein MTPAEGDAFCRLANLVDVLMNALESDQVAASRWLTRPNIALGNVQPVSLLSTEVGGRAVRQVLLAIEYGLPA from the coding sequence ATGACGCCAGCTGAGGGCGATGCGTTTTGTCGACTGGCTAACCTTGTCGACGTGCTGATGAACGCCTTGGAGTCAGATCAAGTCGCGGCGTCTCGCTGGCTCACGCGGCCCAATATTGCGTTAGGAAACGTGCAACCCGTTTCCCTGCTGAGCACCGAGGTCGGTGGCCGAGCTGTACGCCAGGTGTTGCTCGCTATTGAGTACGGGCTGCCGGCTTGA
- a CDS encoding DUF6088 family protein yields the protein MKALPEKILDIIQQLPEGEVLTPSRFLHHGSRHAVQRGLSRLVEGGKLFRVARGIYVAAVETRFGVRPPAPEKVVHSLANALGEVLVDHGARAANKLGLSTQVPVRYVFLTDGRSRELQVGKTTVSIRYAPRWLMALGATGAGEAIRALDWIGEASVGYAVFKLHKLLPESEWGDLVSAHRSLPIWMANAICAQSSCTHPVKLG from the coding sequence ATGAAGGCTCTTCCCGAAAAAATCCTGGACATCATTCAACAGCTTCCAGAAGGTGAGGTTCTGACACCTAGCAGATTCCTGCATCATGGTTCTCGCCATGCTGTGCAGCGAGGACTCTCTCGCCTGGTCGAAGGTGGAAAGCTGTTTCGCGTTGCTCGGGGCATTTATGTTGCCGCAGTCGAAACTCGGTTCGGCGTGCGCCCGCCGGCACCGGAGAAGGTTGTCCACTCGCTGGCTAATGCGCTGGGTGAAGTGCTGGTCGACCACGGGGCTCGTGCCGCGAATAAATTAGGGCTGAGCACACAGGTTCCAGTTCGCTATGTCTTTCTAACCGACGGACGCTCTAGGGAGCTTCAGGTAGGCAAGACCACCGTGTCGATTCGGTATGCGCCTCGATGGTTGATGGCTCTAGGCGCTACTGGAGCGGGGGAAGCCATTCGAGCATTGGATTGGATTGGCGAGGCAAGCGTGGGGTATGCCGTTTTCAAACTTCATAAACTACTACCCGAGAGCGAATGGGGTGATCTGGTGTCAGCTCACCGCTCGTTACCTATCTGGATGGCGAATGCAATCTGCGCTCAGTCGAGTTGCACCCACCCTGTCAAGTTGGGCTAG
- a CDS encoding heavy metal sensor histidine kinase, translating to MKHLSLTARMSLMFMSAVIAVLTVAGLSFNMLSQHHFRMLDRQALVEKLESAKHILNNARGGASLSEELPQLRALLGAHQDLAATILSSDGAVLFSDPRAVEIPESFRRANEQSMWEWQNGQHMYRGMTAQISVADQPEPLTALLILDVTNHTHFFDTLQRWFWVGLIISALVSAALGWVVARSGLKPLRQVTRVATAMSARSLQERIPLEPVPLELQQLVASFNAMLARLEEAFIRLSNFSADIAHELRTPVSNLMTHTEVILSHKRDITAYEENLYSNLEEFKRMSRMIDDMLFLAKADNGLIIPEQARIELADVVFKLFDYYHLLAEEHGIGLSLIGTGQVLGDRLMLDRALSNLLSNALRYTPAGKTISVLIRQAADSTTFSIENPGDTISSEHLEKLFDRFYRVDPARREGSPSNAGLGLAITRSIIEAHKGRIWCTSAAGLTGFHIELPHSR from the coding sequence ATGAAGCACCTTTCGCTGACAGCACGCATGAGTCTGATGTTCATGTCTGCGGTAATTGCAGTTCTGACGGTAGCAGGACTGAGTTTCAATATGCTCAGTCAGCACCACTTCAGAATGCTGGATCGGCAGGCCCTGGTTGAGAAGCTCGAATCAGCCAAGCATATCCTCAATAATGCCCGCGGCGGAGCAAGCCTTTCCGAAGAGTTACCGCAATTGCGAGCCTTGCTGGGAGCGCATCAGGACCTGGCGGCAACCATCCTTTCTAGCGACGGCGCGGTTCTCTTTTCCGATCCCAGAGCAGTCGAGATTCCTGAAAGCTTCAGGCGTGCTAACGAGCAGAGCATGTGGGAGTGGCAGAACGGACAGCACATGTACCGCGGTATGACGGCACAAATTTCGGTAGCCGACCAACCTGAACCACTTACAGCCCTGCTGATTCTCGACGTCACCAATCACACACACTTTTTCGACACGCTGCAGCGATGGTTCTGGGTTGGATTGATCATCAGTGCTCTGGTTAGTGCCGCGTTAGGCTGGGTGGTTGCTCGAAGCGGCCTCAAGCCTCTGCGGCAAGTTACGCGTGTGGCCACCGCAATGTCCGCTCGGTCGTTGCAGGAACGAATCCCTCTAGAGCCGGTGCCGCTAGAACTTCAACAACTGGTTGCATCCTTCAACGCGATGTTGGCTCGACTTGAAGAGGCCTTCATTCGCCTATCCAATTTTTCGGCTGACATCGCTCACGAACTACGAACGCCCGTTAGCAACCTCATGACCCATACTGAGGTGATCTTGAGCCATAAGCGCGACATCACCGCTTACGAGGAGAATCTCTACTCCAACTTGGAAGAATTTAAGCGCATGTCACGAATGATTGATGACATGCTGTTCTTGGCCAAGGCTGATAATGGCTTAATCATCCCAGAGCAAGCCAGGATCGAGCTGGCTGACGTAGTCTTCAAACTGTTTGACTACTACCATCTACTGGCCGAAGAGCACGGAATTGGACTATCGCTCATTGGCACAGGCCAAGTACTGGGAGATCGGCTGATGCTTGATCGTGCGCTATCCAACTTGTTGTCCAATGCGCTGCGCTACACGCCGGCGGGAAAGACAATTTCGGTTCTGATCCGCCAGGCAGCGGACTCCACCACCTTCAGTATCGAGAACCCAGGGGACACAATTAGCTCAGAGCATTTAGAGAAGCTCTTCGACCGCTTTTACCGGGTCGACCCCGCTCGGCGGGAGGGAAGCCCGAGCAACGCCGGGCTCGGACTTGCCATCACCCGATCCATCATTGAGGCTCACAAAGGCCGCATCTGGTGCACCTCAGCCGCCGGCCTCACGGGCTTTCACATCGAATTGCCCCATTCCAGATGA
- a CDS encoding plastocyanin/azurin family copper-binding protein, with protein sequence MKLISVSIVTTVGLLVSTANALASPGHNKDSIGQPGDSQAVDRTIEVRMGDIFFEPKVMEIKAGETVRFVLQNEGALLHEFNLGKAASHAAHQKEMAAMFQNGTLSPTAAHVMSNMDHAMGGMKMVGMEHDDPNSVLVGPGAREELVWTFSETTDLEFACNVPGHYQSGMVGKVTVR encoded by the coding sequence ATGAAGCTCATATCAGTATCCATTGTCACCACCGTTGGCTTGCTGGTCAGCACTGCGAACGCTCTGGCCAGCCCGGGACACAACAAAGACAGCATCGGGCAACCGGGAGACAGCCAGGCAGTAGACCGCACCATCGAAGTACGGATGGGGGACATCTTTTTTGAACCCAAGGTAATGGAAATCAAGGCGGGCGAGACTGTTCGCTTCGTACTGCAAAACGAGGGGGCTCTGCTGCACGAATTCAACCTTGGCAAAGCCGCTTCCCATGCCGCGCATCAGAAAGAGATGGCCGCGATGTTTCAGAACGGCACGTTGTCCCCGACTGCAGCGCATGTCATGAGCAATATGGACCATGCCATGGGCGGCATGAAGATGGTCGGCATGGAGCACGACGATCCCAACAGTGTTCTGGTAGGACCTGGCGCACGCGAAGAGCTGGTTTGGACCTTCTCCGAGACCACTGATCTGGAATTCGCCTGTAATGTTCCTGGACATTATCAATCGGGAATGGTCGGTAAGGTGACCGTACGCTGA
- a CDS encoding co-regulatory protein PtrA N-terminal domain-containing protein produces MNSLKPLLLVGSLLLSSMVWAEGGSDRTFERMQQMRDKAEAVLIQAEKAPVGERHVHMKEHMNMLEDLMSQLHNEHPAPGMTAEDHLAWMEKHDKLVDDVLGQMIREHKLMMADKECHK; encoded by the coding sequence ATGAATTCGCTGAAACCTTTACTTCTGGTTGGTTCGCTGCTGCTTTCTTCTATGGTCTGGGCCGAAGGGGGGAGTGATCGTACCTTTGAGCGCATGCAGCAGATGCGCGACAAAGCGGAAGCCGTGCTGATCCAGGCAGAGAAGGCCCCAGTCGGCGAGCGGCATGTGCATATGAAGGAGCACATGAACATGCTCGAAGACCTCATGAGTCAGCTGCACAATGAACATCCTGCTCCAGGCATGACTGCCGAAGATCATTTGGCCTGGATGGAAAAACACGACAAGTTAGTAGACGACGTGCTGGGTCAAATGATTCGCGAGCACAAGCTGATGATGGCCGACAAAGAGTGCCATAAGTAA
- a CDS encoding helix-turn-helix domain-containing protein has protein sequence MELNEALGLVIKNLRNLKELPQEGLGPSQSYISAIERGKWKPSIEKVEQIAEVVGIHPLTLLVLAYQKQTPGLKPDELLKKIQREITNLKDSLSPE, from the coding sequence ATGGAACTCAATGAAGCGCTTGGTCTGGTGATCAAGAATCTGAGAAATTTGAAGGAGCTGCCCCAGGAAGGGCTCGGGCCTAGCCAGAGTTACATCAGTGCGATCGAGCGCGGAAAATGGAAGCCATCGATTGAAAAAGTTGAGCAAATTGCCGAGGTTGTGGGCATCCATCCTTTGACACTGCTGGTCCTGGCTTACCAAAAGCAGACGCCTGGACTGAAGCCAGATGAGCTTCTGAAAAAGATCCAACGAGAAATCACGAACCTGAAGGACAGCCTTTCACCTGAGTAG
- a CDS encoding BPSL0761 family protein — MTMPNERSRAVVQTRDFLVELSRDSSLPEKVRRDAKFLLRHFPTQDDVILAGRIEEQSETLPLGAMGPVFSSSITG; from the coding sequence ATGACAATGCCGAATGAGCGCTCTCGCGCTGTGGTGCAGACTCGAGATTTTCTCGTTGAACTGTCCCGAGATAGCAGCCTGCCTGAAAAGGTGCGGCGAGATGCCAAGTTCCTTTTGCGGCATTTCCCGACACAGGACGATGTGATCCTGGCGGGGCGAATAGAAGAGCAGTCGGAGACCTTGCCGCTGGGAGCTATGGGGCCCGTCTTCAGTTCCTCGATTACAGGCTAG
- a CDS encoding plastocyanin/azurin family copper-binding protein, with protein sequence MKRIPLKLLISTLFISTTFPAFAETSDSSNGIGQQAQATPATRTVFVKMEDINYSQKTIDVKPGETVRFVLKNEGALMHEFNIGQAASQLEHQRKMAVLFKDGTLTPTGMAESIVWHERYGTGDANPPGYPEVIKAKHDDPNAILVEPGTTKEFVWTFPKAGSLGFACTLPGHYQAGMVGEFALR encoded by the coding sequence ATGAAACGCATCCCTCTTAAGCTGCTGATCAGCACACTGTTCATCAGCACCACTTTTCCGGCATTTGCCGAGACCAGCGACAGTAGCAATGGCATTGGGCAGCAGGCCCAGGCGACGCCGGCGACTCGTACCGTCTTCGTGAAGATGGAAGACATCAACTACAGCCAGAAGACGATCGATGTAAAGCCAGGTGAAACCGTGCGTTTCGTTCTGAAGAACGAAGGTGCATTGATGCACGAGTTCAACATCGGGCAGGCAGCGTCCCAACTGGAACACCAGCGCAAGATGGCGGTCTTGTTCAAGGACGGCACGTTGACGCCGACAGGCATGGCCGAAAGCATTGTCTGGCATGAGCGTTATGGCACTGGTGATGCCAACCCGCCTGGGTATCCGGAAGTCATCAAAGCCAAGCATGACGATCCGAACGCGATTCTCGTTGAGCCCGGCACAACCAAAGAGTTCGTGTGGACCTTCCCCAAGGCTGGGAGCTTGGGCTTTGCCTGCACGCTACCTGGACATTATCAGGCGGGAATGGTGGGTGAATTCGCCCTGCGTTAG
- a CDS encoding DUF2933 domain-containing protein: MDHTHHSSTTEPPFWKSKIGISLIMLAVIGIFYVAREHYGHLSQVLPYLILLLCPLMHLFGHNHGGHSHSSSTAVSKDEERK, from the coding sequence ATGGACCACACTCATCACTCCAGCACGACTGAACCGCCTTTCTGGAAGAGCAAGATCGGTATTTCGCTAATCATGCTGGCCGTAATCGGCATCTTCTATGTGGCGCGTGAGCATTACGGTCATCTTTCGCAGGTCCTGCCGTACCTCATCCTGCTGCTGTGCCCGCTGATGCATCTGTTTGGCCACAATCACGGCGGGCATTCCCACTCCAGCAGCACCGCTGTTTCCAAGGACGAAGAAAGGAAATAA
- a CDS encoding SAVED domain-containing protein yields MEKQEKSKPANGRYDTDNETKRIVWIQSAGHCELCGTDLTYDYRAGKPMKWGEVAHILPASPKGPRGRDDHDEAKAESLTNDTANLMLLCPGCHEKIDRDADGYPESDLSGLHQAYLERIRLAATTPDGGRAIPVIVQSQHFATINDIPVRDLLGAMSAEGLTAFDHAIKITFPAPSHRGRDAHYWQSIQDSVQHELEQQLKRRGGAYGDAPTLAVVGLADIPALMMLGQSLGDRSKRLLFSFNREHQLRWPNQSAEPPEFVFTPPADGDGPLALVLSISAQVPLRDVEVALPGARIAELSIPEPSYAMVQNRRVIHAFRDALQMHLSRLEAATADTIHVFAAIPAALAIEFGALLTTQHRHPYLIFDRDKDNQNRFTPTLQLGHQAQEVR; encoded by the coding sequence GTGGAAAAACAAGAAAAGTCTAAGCCTGCCAACGGGCGGTACGATACCGATAATGAGACGAAGCGCATCGTCTGGATCCAATCAGCTGGTCATTGCGAGCTCTGTGGCACGGACCTCACGTACGATTATCGTGCAGGAAAGCCCATGAAATGGGGCGAGGTAGCCCACATCCTGCCAGCCAGCCCGAAGGGGCCAAGGGGGCGAGATGATCATGATGAGGCCAAGGCCGAGTCGCTCACCAACGATACCGCTAACCTCATGCTGCTCTGCCCTGGCTGCCATGAAAAAATCGATCGCGATGCTGATGGCTACCCAGAAAGCGATCTGAGCGGCCTGCACCAGGCATATTTGGAGCGAATCCGGTTGGCCGCAACCACGCCTGACGGCGGCAGAGCCATTCCGGTGATAGTGCAAAGTCAGCATTTCGCGACGATCAACGACATCCCTGTTCGTGATCTGTTGGGGGCAATGTCCGCAGAGGGACTAACTGCATTCGATCATGCCATCAAGATCACTTTCCCTGCCCCGAGTCATCGTGGCAGGGATGCCCACTACTGGCAGAGCATCCAGGACAGCGTTCAGCACGAGTTAGAGCAGCAGCTAAAGCGTCGTGGAGGAGCCTATGGCGATGCCCCTACCTTGGCCGTGGTGGGATTGGCAGACATCCCTGCGCTGATGATGCTGGGACAATCCTTGGGCGATCGATCCAAGCGTCTGCTCTTCTCGTTCAACCGCGAGCATCAGCTACGTTGGCCTAACCAGTCAGCTGAACCGCCGGAGTTTGTGTTTACCCCACCAGCGGATGGAGATGGTCCGCTTGCACTGGTGCTGTCTATTTCCGCTCAGGTCCCGCTTCGCGACGTCGAAGTGGCATTACCTGGCGCACGTATCGCAGAGTTAAGCATCCCAGAACCGAGTTACGCGATGGTTCAGAACCGTCGCGTGATTCACGCTTTTCGCGACGCCCTACAAATGCACTTGAGCCGACTTGAGGCCGCGACGGCAGACACAATTCATGTGTTTGCGGCCATTCCAGCTGCGTTGGCGATTGAGTTTGGTGCCTTGCTGACCACGCAACATCGGCATCCTTACCTGATTTTCGATCGAGACAAAGACAACCAAAACAGGTTCACGCCAACACTACAGTTGGGCCACCAGGCCCAGGAGGTCCGCTGA
- a CDS encoding nucleotidyltransferase, with translation MSMSNEQSKRGSWEHFLLRAAREVSLSEAQYEKINDRYSQLQKILNASDNPLLAEAHIFVQGSMRLKTTIKPVSGAPEDLDTIDADAIIWLPHAQGAGAQEVLDAIEERFRTGSRVQEEIKPLRRGIRIVYADENPGFHIDVTPARAINGNSQGNGEGKLEVPDRETGWKASSPIPYSNWLQVASTQTISFEEHLAVAKSQRAFDAATQDPLPQYEEYLDQDPLRATIKLLKRHRDEWAIRTKNESFRPISAVITTLATHAYLDVAKESQSKPLRPLDAILEIVRRMPDHVKHRGNECLVCNPADSGENFAEKWNRPSEGHRYRRAFQDWHSNASASVSLGLESFESAEAFAKAVKENFGMGPAFISAVNGEIPSNWTMPGRPDGTTRNSTSMGALFGGVSGTANSQEDVKPVGRLG, from the coding sequence ATGTCCATGAGCAATGAGCAGAGCAAGCGCGGGAGCTGGGAACATTTTCTGCTCCGTGCAGCACGGGAGGTCTCACTGTCGGAAGCACAGTACGAGAAGATCAACGATCGATACTCCCAGCTGCAGAAAATCCTTAATGCATCCGACAATCCGCTACTGGCGGAGGCGCATATTTTTGTTCAGGGCTCCATGCGCCTGAAGACGACGATCAAACCCGTTTCTGGTGCTCCCGAAGATTTGGATACCATCGATGCGGACGCCATTATTTGGCTTCCCCATGCCCAGGGGGCTGGCGCTCAAGAAGTTCTGGATGCTATCGAAGAGCGATTCAGGACAGGCAGCCGCGTCCAAGAAGAAATCAAGCCGCTGCGTCGCGGCATCCGGATCGTCTATGCCGACGAAAACCCCGGATTCCATATCGATGTCACGCCAGCGCGTGCCATCAATGGGAACTCTCAAGGCAATGGCGAAGGTAAGCTGGAAGTGCCAGACCGGGAGACAGGATGGAAGGCGAGCAGCCCTATCCCCTACTCTAACTGGCTGCAGGTCGCTTCTACGCAGACGATCTCCTTCGAGGAGCATCTGGCTGTCGCGAAAAGTCAGCGTGCCTTTGATGCCGCCACTCAGGATCCGCTGCCTCAATATGAGGAGTACCTCGATCAAGACCCACTTAGGGCGACGATCAAGCTGCTGAAGCGGCATCGGGATGAGTGGGCCATTCGGACAAAGAATGAGAGCTTCCGACCTATTTCAGCAGTCATCACAACACTCGCCACTCATGCCTACCTGGACGTGGCGAAAGAGTCTCAGTCGAAACCGCTAAGGCCGCTGGACGCGATCCTCGAAATCGTACGGAGGATGCCGGATCACGTCAAACACCGGGGGAACGAATGCTTGGTCTGCAACCCCGCCGACAGCGGTGAAAACTTCGCGGAGAAATGGAATAGACCGAGCGAGGGGCATCGCTACCGCCGGGCGTTCCAAGACTGGCACTCGAATGCCAGCGCATCCGTATCACTGGGGCTTGAGAGCTTCGAGTCCGCAGAGGCCTTTGCCAAGGCGGTCAAGGAAAACTTTGGCATGGGGCCTGCCTTCATTTCTGCAGTAAATGGCGAGATTCCGTCCAACTGGACGATGCCAGGCCGCCCGGACGGAACCACCCGAAACTCCACGTCGATGGGCGCACTGTTTGGCGGTGTCAGCGGAACAGCGAACTCACAAGAGGATGTGAAGCCAGTTGGGCGTCTTGGTTGA
- a CDS encoding heavy metal response regulator transcription factor, whose product MKLLVAEDEPKTGAYLQQGLTEAGFNVDRVMTGTDALQHALSESYDLLILDVMMPGLDGWEVLRMVRAAGKDVPVLFLTARDGVEDRVKGLELGADDYLIKPFAFSELLARVRTLLRRGNGSPTQTTMRIADLEVDLMKRRAIRGGKRIDLTAKEFSLLELLLRRRGEVLPKSLIASQVWDMNFDSDTNVIEVAVRRLRAKIDDDFDLKLIHTARGMGYMMDAPE is encoded by the coding sequence ATGAAACTACTTGTAGCTGAAGATGAACCCAAAACCGGTGCGTACCTACAGCAAGGTCTTACCGAGGCCGGATTCAATGTCGACCGGGTTATGACAGGTACAGATGCCCTTCAGCACGCTCTGAGCGAGTCCTATGACCTTTTGATCCTGGATGTGATGATGCCTGGATTGGACGGGTGGGAAGTGCTGCGCATGGTGCGAGCGGCAGGAAAAGATGTCCCTGTGCTGTTCTTGACCGCACGCGATGGTGTGGAAGACCGCGTTAAAGGTCTGGAGCTTGGCGCGGACGACTACCTGATCAAGCCATTTGCTTTCTCAGAGCTTTTGGCCAGGGTCAGAACGCTGTTGCGCAGAGGCAATGGCTCTCCTACGCAGACCACTATGAGAATTGCTGATCTGGAAGTCGACCTGATGAAGCGGCGTGCGATCCGTGGCGGGAAAAGAATTGACCTGACGGCCAAGGAGTTTTCCCTCCTGGAATTGTTACTGCGCCGGCGCGGCGAGGTCCTCCCGAAATCCCTGATTGCCTCTCAGGTTTGGGATATGAACTTCGACAGCGACACCAACGTCATCGAGGTTGCTGTACGCCGGCTACGCGCAAAGATCGATGATGATTTCGATCTCAAGCTGATCCATACCGCCCGCGGCATGGGGTACATGATGGATGCGCCGGAGTGA